The Rhodocytophaga rosea genome has a segment encoding these proteins:
- a CDS encoding LytR/AlgR family response regulator transcription factor yields MRAILIDDEPDNIQLLALQLGRHCPEVEVVGQYTDSAEGLKAIRTLKPALVFLDIEMPVMNGFQLLEKIGEISFAIIFITAYDQYAVKAFRFSALDYLLKPVDTIDLVAAVRKAEQYNKVNPAQLELLRQHYTLSGNNHPQRIALPHAHGLVFADIRQIIYCESDSNYTRCYLENGEQYLVSKTLGDVQEVLEPHDFIRVHRQYLVNLSHIQKLIKGEGIYLLLSNGKSIPVARQQKEKLLERFGWL; encoded by the coding sequence ATGCGAGCTATTCTGATTGACGATGAGCCTGACAACATTCAACTGTTGGCTTTGCAACTTGGCAGGCACTGTCCGGAGGTGGAAGTGGTTGGACAATATACAGATAGCGCTGAGGGGCTGAAAGCTATCCGGACACTTAAACCGGCACTGGTATTTCTCGATATTGAAATGCCTGTGATGAATGGATTTCAGTTACTGGAAAAGATTGGAGAGATTTCTTTTGCCATTATTTTCATTACCGCTTATGATCAGTATGCGGTAAAGGCTTTCCGCTTTAGTGCCCTCGATTACCTGCTGAAGCCAGTAGACACGATTGATCTGGTAGCAGCAGTACGAAAAGCCGAACAGTACAATAAAGTGAACCCAGCACAGCTTGAACTCCTCCGCCAGCATTATACTTTGTCTGGAAATAATCATCCACAGCGCATTGCGCTTCCTCATGCCCACGGACTGGTGTTCGCAGATATACGACAAATTATTTATTGCGAGTCTGATAGTAATTATACCCGCTGTTACCTGGAAAACGGAGAACAATACTTAGTATCTAAAACCTTAGGAGATGTACAGGAAGTGCTGGAGCCCCACGATTTTATACGGGTACACAGGCAATACCTGGTAAACCTGTCGCATATTCAAAAACTCATCAAAGGAGAAGGTATCTATTTGTTGCTATCTAATGGGAAAAGTATTCCGGTAGCCCGCCAGCAGAAGGAGAAATTACTAGAACGGTTTGGCTGGCTTTGA
- a CDS encoding MFS transporter, producing the protein MIAPPSPVPDSKISLWTPFTFSLFRAIWIASLVSNIGTWMQNVAGVWLVTILTTSTLLVALMQTATSLPSFLLSVPAGALADLTDRRRMLLFTQGFMACMATLLGTLTLMGNISALGVLSFTFLLGMGAALNGPVWQTITPELIPRPVLPFALTLNGVSINVARAVGPAIGGVIISYFSPGYVFLLNGVSFLGTWIVIYSWKRKVAVSSVPAENFIGALRAGVRYVQYSPAIYAILIRAFSFSFGASAMWALLSIVVARRLQLDSSAYGVMLSWLGAGAVSGAFTTGIINRRFTVNQRVLIAIVIFTGTNLSLAFFPAAYWLYPVMFLSGMAWLMIMTSFNTTVQLNLPKWVQARVLSIYMLVFQGGMALGSVTWGTLADHFSLWIALVAAAVWLLLSAFLAIPFPISPAENLNLTPAEHWPEPTVQGDIDPDDGPVVVMVEYMVKVADIPAFRQAVDQLVRLRLRDGALRAGVFTDVTNPSRITEFFYVATWGEHQRQHHRFTKEDLAIETRVIHFHTGSVPPRVTHYIAFPKAPNVDIAPPFENMEGQS; encoded by the coding sequence ATGATTGCGCCACCCTCTCCTGTACCTGACTCAAAAATAAGTTTATGGACTCCCTTTACCTTTTCCCTGTTCCGGGCTATCTGGATTGCTTCGCTGGTATCTAACATAGGTACCTGGATGCAGAATGTGGCTGGTGTCTGGCTTGTAACTATTCTAACTACTTCTACATTGCTGGTTGCCCTTATGCAGACAGCTACCAGTTTACCTTCATTCTTATTGAGTGTACCTGCAGGGGCACTTGCCGATCTTACCGACCGGAGGAGAATGTTGCTGTTTACGCAGGGATTTATGGCTTGTATGGCTACATTGCTAGGTACCCTTACATTAATGGGCAATATATCTGCATTGGGTGTATTATCATTTACATTTTTATTAGGTATGGGCGCAGCCTTAAATGGCCCTGTATGGCAAACCATTACCCCTGAACTCATTCCCCGACCGGTATTGCCTTTTGCACTCACTTTAAATGGGGTAAGTATTAACGTAGCCAGAGCTGTTGGTCCGGCAATCGGCGGCGTAATCATTTCGTATTTTTCACCAGGCTATGTTTTTCTGCTCAATGGGGTTTCTTTTCTGGGTACCTGGATTGTGATTTATTCCTGGAAACGAAAAGTAGCCGTTTCGAGTGTTCCTGCAGAAAATTTTATTGGTGCCTTACGGGCGGGTGTTCGGTATGTACAGTATTCACCAGCAATTTATGCGATCCTTATTAGGGCGTTTAGTTTCTCATTTGGGGCCAGTGCTATGTGGGCTTTGCTTTCTATTGTGGTCGCCCGGAGACTTCAGTTAGATTCAAGTGCGTATGGGGTAATGCTCTCCTGGCTGGGCGCCGGTGCAGTAAGTGGTGCTTTTACGACAGGTATAATCAACCGGCGATTCACCGTGAACCAGCGGGTGTTAATTGCTATTGTTATTTTTACTGGCACCAATCTATCTCTGGCATTTTTTCCTGCTGCATACTGGCTGTATCCGGTAATGTTTTTATCTGGAATGGCCTGGCTGATGATTATGACCAGTTTTAACACAACCGTACAACTGAATCTGCCAAAATGGGTGCAAGCTCGGGTTTTAAGTATTTATATGCTGGTGTTTCAGGGAGGTATGGCTTTAGGAAGTGTAACCTGGGGAACACTTGCTGATCATTTCAGCCTTTGGATAGCTTTAGTGGCAGCAGCAGTCTGGCTCCTGCTAAGTGCTTTCCTGGCGATTCCTTTTCCGATTTCACCGGCAGAAAATTTGAATTTAACACCGGCAGAACACTGGCCTGAACCAACCGTTCAAGGCGATATTGACCCGGATGATGGACCAGTAGTAGTAATGGTGGAATACATGGTAAAAGTAGCTGATATCCCTGCTTTCCGTCAGGCCGTTGATCAGTTGGTCCGCCTTCGCTTACGGGATGGGGCATTACGTGCAGGTGTTTTCACAGATGTAACTAATCCTAGCCGGATTACTGAATTTTTTTATGTGGCTACCTGGGGAGAACATCAGCGGCAGCATCATAGGTTTACCAAAGAAGATTTAGCTATCGAAACCAGGGTCATACATTTTCATACAGGGTCAGTTCCTCCACGGGTCACCCATTATATCGCTTTTCCCAAAGCACCTAATGTAGATATTGCTCCTCCTTTTGAGAATATGGAAGGACAGTCATAA
- a CDS encoding glutamate synthase subunit beta: MGKPTGFMEFGRETPKSKAPKDRINEYKEIYLEFADDKVKQQSSRCMDCGVPFCHNGCPLGNNIPDFNDAVYAQNWEYAIEILSATNNFPEFTGRICPAPCEGSCVLGINKPPVTIELIEKTIAEKAFEMGLIKATIPDVRTGKKVAVIGSGPAGLAAAAQLNKAGHWVTVFERDDKIGGLLMYGIPDFKLEKWVVDRRVKVMEEEGIVFKTNVNVGVDISGSDLMSQFDSIVLCTGSTVPRDLPIPGRNLKGVHFAMDFLTQQNNRVTGGRRGMWKEDILATEKNVVVIGGGDTGSDCVGTSNRHKATSVTQIELLTQPPSERASDNPWPLWPMILRTSSSHEEGADRNWCMHTKEFIGDEQGNLTGIKVVKIEWQLDKQTGRSSFVELPETEKILPCELALLAIGFLHTQKSGLVQELNLSLDERGNVKCNNYQSSVNKVFAAGDSRRGQSLVVWAISEGREAARAVDTYLMGTSTLESKDDSLINVSRIA; encoded by the coding sequence ATGGGAAAACCTACGGGATTTATGGAATTTGGCCGGGAAACGCCAAAATCAAAAGCGCCTAAAGATCGGATTAATGAATATAAAGAAATATACCTGGAATTTGCCGATGATAAAGTAAAGCAACAATCCTCCAGGTGTATGGATTGTGGGGTTCCTTTTTGTCACAACGGCTGTCCTTTGGGAAATAATATTCCTGATTTCAACGATGCTGTGTATGCTCAAAACTGGGAATATGCAATAGAAATATTAAGTGCTACCAATAACTTTCCGGAATTTACCGGCAGAATTTGCCCGGCTCCTTGTGAAGGTTCCTGTGTATTGGGAATAAATAAACCTCCTGTTACTATTGAACTGATCGAGAAAACTATTGCTGAAAAAGCATTTGAAATGGGCTTGATCAAAGCCACTATTCCTGATGTAAGAACAGGTAAAAAAGTAGCCGTTATTGGCTCTGGCCCTGCTGGCCTGGCTGCAGCTGCTCAGTTAAACAAAGCTGGTCATTGGGTAACTGTTTTTGAACGTGACGATAAAATAGGAGGCTTGCTAATGTATGGTATTCCTGATTTTAAACTCGAAAAATGGGTGGTTGATAGACGTGTAAAAGTGATGGAAGAAGAAGGCATTGTATTTAAAACCAATGTTAATGTGGGCGTAGATATATCTGGTTCAGACCTGATGTCACAATTTGATTCGATTGTGTTATGCACTGGTTCTACTGTTCCCAGAGATCTTCCTATTCCCGGACGTAACTTAAAAGGCGTTCATTTTGCTATGGATTTTCTTACCCAGCAGAACAATCGGGTTACAGGCGGCAGAAGAGGAATGTGGAAGGAAGACATATTAGCTACTGAAAAAAATGTGGTGGTTATTGGTGGTGGTGATACTGGTTCTGACTGTGTGGGTACTTCTAACCGCCATAAAGCAACTTCTGTTACCCAGATTGAATTACTTACCCAGCCTCCTTCTGAACGTGCGTCTGACAATCCCTGGCCCTTATGGCCTATGATTCTCCGTACTTCATCCTCGCATGAAGAAGGAGCTGACCGGAACTGGTGTATGCATACCAAAGAATTTATTGGTGATGAGCAAGGAAATTTAACCGGTATAAAAGTAGTTAAAATTGAATGGCAACTCGATAAGCAAACCGGCCGATCCTCTTTTGTTGAATTACCGGAAACCGAAAAAATACTGCCTTGTGAATTAGCATTGTTAGCTATTGGTTTTTTACATACTCAAAAGTCAGGTTTAGTGCAGGAACTGAATCTTTCTTTAGATGAAAGAGGAAATGTAAAATGTAACAATTACCAATCGAGTGTGAACAAAGTTTTCGCGGCTGGAGATTCACGTCGTGGGCAATCACTTGTTGTATGGGCTATTTCTGAAGGTCGTGAAGCTGCCAGAGCCGTTGATACTTACCTGATGGGTACTTCCACATTAGAATCTAAAGATGATTCGCTAATTAATGTAAGCCGCATCGCATAA
- the rpoN gene encoding RNA polymerase factor sigma-54 — protein MQKLGLNQSLSQKLSPQQIQFIKLLQIPTAELDARIEEELEINPALEEGREEIADDNAEPEADYDDNDDDDSFDDGMNDDLNVDDYLRDDDISGYKMQGDGGGDDEDREMPIAMTSTLTDALLTQLGFLRLDERQTIIGRQLIGSIDNDGYIRRELEAIVNDLAFSQNIETTTEEVEDILFKVQTFDPAGIAARNLQECLLLQLDRKDHHNPVVTYAIKIIDDQFEEFTKKHYDKIQKRLNINEEEMKEAVNIITKLNPKPGGTASGDVRTQYLIPDFLLINNNGKLELSLNSRNAPELKISRSYAEMLDTYDKSNKKDKGIRETVTFVKQKLDAAKWFIDAIKQRQQTLLRTMNAIIQYQYDFFLTGDESRLRPMILKDIAHSIDMDISTVSRVANSKAVQTEFGIYPLKYFFSEGIATDSGEDVSSREVKYILKELIDNEDKRVPLSDDKLEKILNEKGYNIARRTVAKYREQLNIPVARLRKEL, from the coding sequence ATGCAGAAGCTTGGTTTAAATCAGTCGCTTAGCCAGAAACTTTCACCCCAGCAGATACAATTTATCAAACTGTTGCAGATTCCTACGGCCGAACTGGATGCCCGGATAGAGGAAGAACTGGAAATAAATCCGGCATTGGAAGAAGGCAGAGAAGAGATAGCAGACGACAATGCAGAACCGGAGGCTGATTACGATGATAATGACGATGATGATAGTTTTGATGATGGTATGAATGATGATTTAAATGTGGACGATTACCTGCGTGACGATGACATAAGTGGCTATAAAATGCAGGGCGATGGCGGTGGAGACGATGAAGACCGGGAAATGCCCATTGCCATGACTTCTACTTTAACGGATGCTTTATTAACCCAGCTTGGTTTCCTGCGTTTAGATGAACGTCAAACCATTATCGGCCGTCAGCTGATTGGAAGTATAGACAATGATGGCTACATCCGCCGCGAACTGGAAGCGATTGTAAATGACCTGGCCTTTTCGCAGAATATAGAAACTACTACGGAAGAGGTAGAAGATATTTTGTTTAAAGTCCAGACGTTTGACCCGGCTGGCATTGCTGCCCGTAACTTACAGGAATGTTTATTACTACAGTTAGACCGTAAAGATCATCACAATCCAGTGGTTACCTATGCCATCAAAATCATAGACGACCAGTTTGAAGAATTTACAAAAAAACACTACGATAAAATCCAGAAGCGGCTCAACATTAATGAGGAAGAAATGAAAGAAGCCGTAAATATTATTACCAAGCTCAATCCCAAACCAGGAGGAACTGCCAGCGGCGACGTTCGTACACAATACCTCATTCCGGATTTTTTGCTGATCAACAACAATGGAAAACTTGAATTATCGCTGAATTCCCGCAATGCACCAGAACTTAAAATCAGCCGTTCGTATGCCGAAATGCTGGATACCTATGATAAAAGCAACAAAAAGGACAAAGGTATCCGTGAAACGGTAACTTTTGTGAAACAGAAACTGGATGCTGCCAAATGGTTTATCGATGCGATTAAACAAAGGCAGCAAACCCTGCTCCGGACAATGAACGCTATTATTCAATACCAGTACGATTTCTTTTTAACTGGCGACGAAAGTAGGCTGCGTCCCATGATCCTGAAAGATATTGCCCATTCCATTGACATGGATATTTCAACTGTTTCCAGGGTAGCCAACAGTAAAGCCGTTCAAACAGAATTTGGTATTTATCCTTTAAAGTATTTCTTCTCTGAGGGCATTGCCACTGATTCTGGCGAAGATGTAAGCAGCCGGGAGGTGAAATATATTCTCAAAGAACTGATAGATAATGAAGACAAACGGGTGCCCCTATCAGATGATAAACTGGAGAAAATATTGAATGAGAAAGGCTATAATATCGCCCGCCGAACTGTAGCTAAATACCGCGAACAACTTAATATTCCGGTAGCCCGTCTTCGCAAAGAACTTTAA
- a CDS encoding phosphatase PAP2 family protein, which produces MLNRFALALSALLHPLLMPTLLFSILLYFSPAIFGIANEAMQWRLLMLIAFTTFLIPLLSMLLMFRVRSISSLTLDNKNERFMPFLITTLFYMVTTYLFLRQMQGYFTMIVVLSSITFSIALVTLITVFWKISAHSVGICGMIGFLFGFYQKYADPQLFYPILVVILLAGLLMSARLYLNAHTPAQVFAGGLLGLVISFATVYLLV; this is translated from the coding sequence GTGTTGAATAGATTCGCCCTGGCACTTTCTGCCTTGCTGCATCCTTTGCTGATGCCAACCCTTCTATTTTCTATTTTACTTTACTTTTCCCCAGCAATATTCGGAATCGCCAACGAAGCTATGCAATGGCGCCTGTTGATGCTGATTGCCTTTACTACTTTCCTGATTCCGCTGTTAAGTATGCTGCTAATGTTTAGGGTACGTTCTATTTCCAGTTTAACCCTGGATAACAAAAATGAACGGTTTATGCCCTTTCTCATTACTACTTTATTTTATATGGTTACTACTTACCTGTTTCTCAGGCAGATGCAAGGCTATTTTACGATGATTGTGGTTCTGAGCAGTATTACTTTTTCTATTGCTCTGGTTACCCTGATTACCGTTTTCTGGAAGATTAGTGCACATAGTGTAGGCATTTGTGGAATGATAGGTTTCTTGTTCGGTTTTTATCAGAAGTATGCCGATCCACAGTTATTCTATCCGATTCTGGTTGTAATTCTTTTAGCCGGACTGCTGATGAGCGCCAGATTATACCTGAATGCCCATACGCCTGCTCAGGTGTTTGCAGGCGGTTTATTAGGATTAGTTATTAGTTTTGCTACCGTATACTTGCTGGTTTGA
- the gltB gene encoding glutamate synthase large subunit: MKEENQKTLYVPILEHDSCGTGFVAHLKGIKSHKIVEDAITMLENMEHRGACGCDPESGDGAGILLQIPHTFLKDKCREEGFELPEAGEYGVGMLFFSADYNIREKCRRMFNKHIKEVGFELLGYREVPVYNKVVGPSALAGEPKIEQVFVKPTQIYNDPGKLERRLYLLKNYATHAINNMVGNDESFYFASFSCKTIVYKGQLRTVQLRNYFPDLQDSRLISGLALIHSRFSTNTFPKWKLAQPFRYIAHNGEINTIRGNINWMKSKEAILHSSFFTDEEIQMLLPICNPNDSDSANLDSLVELLVLGGRSIAHALMMLIPEAWQEDKLMSEEKKAFYEYHASMMEPWDGPAAVCFTDGNLVGATLDRNGLRPSRYCLTSDDYLIMASEAGALVVDQSKVILKGRLQPGKMFVADLTQGRIISDDELKRDLCAQQSYGKWLQKNKVSLDQLPGPKQLTYQLDHETLVHRQQAFGYTAEDLKVILQPMALSAQEPISSMGTDTPLAVLSSQSQHLSNYFKQLFAQVSNPPIDPIRERMVMSLFTTIGPTHNILVETPDHCKQMHLSHPVLVNDDLNKLKYISHPDFKSKTLDAIFPAEGKKGVLEKAIDKLCAEAEQAVLDGCNILIISDKNFDKKNVAIPSLLAAGAIHHHLIRKCLRTKASLIVEAGDVRETHHFATLIGYGVSAINPYIAFETISSFKRDNLLPENISEAQAHYNYIKAIGYGLLKIFSKMGISTLQSYQGAQIFEALGINSYVIEKCFTGTISRIEGLDFDGIANEALIKHRLAFPLKPIQNSRLEVGGVMQWKRTGEAHLFNPETIHLLQYSTKRGDYNLYKKYAQKINDQIEKALTLRGMLEFKKRKSIPIEEVESKESIFRRFATGAMSFGSISHEAHTTLAIAMNRIGGKSNSGEGGEDEVRFERKENGDWECSAIKQVASARFGVTSYYLTNAQELQIKMAQGAKPGEGGQLPGHKVDDWIGRVRHATPGVGLISPPPHHDIYSIEDLAQLIFDLKNANRAARINVKLVAEAGVGTIASGVAKAHADVILIAGHDGGTGASPISSIRHAGIPWEIGLAEAHQTLVRNNLRSRVTLQSDGQIRTGKDLAIAILLGAEEFGVATAALVVEGCIMMRKCHLNTCPVGIATQDPELRRLFTGEVDHVVNLFTFLAEDLRETMAALGFRTIQEMVGQVDVLKVRENVEHWKLKDLDLSPILYKQPADPTVGIYKQLEQDHGIDGVLDWKLLEASQPALENGAAVQGEFNILNTDRAVGTLLSNEISKKYKGEGLPEGTIHFKFNGSAGQSFGAFGAPGLRLELEGEANDYFGKGLSGSQLIVYPAKEATFDPSKNMIIGNVAFYGATSGEAYIRGLAGERFCVRNSGMKAVVEGVGDHGCEYMTGGIAVILGDTGRNFAAGMSGGIAYVYDPEKKFSQYCNKELVEFEEVEYEDVNTLKDLIENHFKFTGSDIAQQILLNWGDALSSFVKVMPREYKAALLKAKINLKEAV; encoded by the coding sequence ATGAAAGAAGAAAACCAAAAAACCTTGTATGTTCCTATTTTAGAACATGACTCTTGTGGAACCGGATTTGTAGCACACCTAAAGGGAATAAAATCACATAAAATCGTGGAGGATGCGATTACTATGCTGGAAAATATGGAGCATAGAGGCGCTTGCGGATGTGATCCGGAGTCTGGTGATGGAGCAGGCATATTATTACAGATTCCTCATACATTTTTAAAAGATAAATGCAGGGAAGAAGGATTTGAACTACCGGAAGCAGGTGAATATGGAGTAGGAATGTTGTTTTTCTCAGCTGATTATAATATCCGTGAAAAATGTAGACGGATGTTTAATAAACACATTAAAGAAGTAGGATTTGAACTGCTGGGTTATCGGGAAGTACCGGTATATAATAAAGTTGTTGGACCTTCTGCCCTAGCCGGTGAGCCTAAGATTGAACAGGTATTTGTAAAGCCTACTCAAATATATAATGATCCGGGTAAACTGGAAAGAAGACTATACTTATTGAAGAATTATGCTACGCATGCTATCAATAACATGGTAGGCAATGATGAGTCTTTTTACTTTGCTTCCTTTTCTTGTAAAACCATTGTATACAAAGGTCAGTTACGCACCGTACAACTGAGGAATTATTTTCCTGATTTACAGGATTCCCGGTTGATTTCCGGACTGGCGCTGATACATTCCAGGTTTTCTACCAATACGTTTCCTAAGTGGAAGCTGGCTCAGCCATTCCGCTATATTGCCCATAACGGAGAAATCAATACCATCCGGGGAAATATCAATTGGATGAAATCTAAGGAAGCTATTCTGCACTCATCCTTTTTTACTGATGAAGAAATCCAGATGTTACTGCCTATCTGTAACCCCAACGATTCTGATTCAGCTAACCTGGATAGCCTGGTAGAATTACTGGTGTTAGGCGGCCGTTCTATTGCCCATGCCTTAATGATGCTGATTCCGGAAGCCTGGCAGGAAGATAAGTTAATGTCTGAAGAAAAGAAGGCATTTTATGAATATCATGCCTCCATGATGGAACCCTGGGATGGTCCGGCTGCTGTCTGTTTTACAGATGGAAATCTGGTAGGTGCAACGTTGGATAGAAATGGTTTACGCCCTTCCAGATATTGCCTGACCAGTGATGATTATCTCATTATGGCTTCTGAAGCTGGTGCATTAGTAGTAGACCAATCTAAAGTAATATTAAAAGGACGGCTGCAACCAGGTAAAATGTTTGTAGCTGATCTTACGCAAGGCCGCATCATTAGCGATGATGAATTGAAGAGAGATCTATGTGCCCAGCAATCCTATGGCAAGTGGCTTCAGAAAAACAAAGTAAGCTTAGACCAGTTACCTGGACCCAAGCAGCTTACCTATCAGCTAGACCATGAAACCCTGGTGCACCGCCAGCAGGCATTTGGCTATACGGCTGAAGATTTAAAAGTGATTTTGCAGCCAATGGCCCTTTCTGCACAAGAACCAATCAGTTCTATGGGAACAGATACGCCGCTTGCTGTTTTGTCTTCTCAGAGCCAGCACTTATCCAACTATTTTAAGCAGCTGTTTGCCCAGGTAAGCAATCCTCCTATCGATCCCATCCGCGAACGTATGGTCATGTCTTTGTTTACTACCATTGGGCCTACTCATAATATATTGGTTGAAACACCTGACCATTGCAAACAAATGCACTTGTCGCATCCGGTGTTAGTTAACGACGATTTAAATAAACTCAAATACATCAGTCATCCTGACTTTAAATCCAAAACGCTGGATGCCATTTTTCCTGCTGAAGGCAAAAAAGGTGTTCTGGAAAAAGCCATAGATAAACTTTGTGCGGAAGCAGAACAAGCCGTGTTGGATGGTTGTAATATTCTGATTATTTCCGATAAAAATTTTGACAAGAAGAATGTAGCGATTCCATCCTTGCTTGCGGCAGGAGCTATACACCATCATTTGATCAGAAAGTGCCTGCGTACCAAAGCAAGTCTGATTGTGGAAGCCGGCGATGTGCGGGAAACCCATCATTTCGCTACTTTAATTGGCTATGGTGTTTCTGCGATTAATCCGTATATCGCTTTTGAAACTATTTCTTCATTCAAGCGGGATAATTTATTACCTGAAAATATCAGTGAAGCCCAGGCGCACTATAATTATATAAAAGCGATTGGATATGGGTTATTGAAGATATTCTCTAAAATGGGAATTTCTACGCTTCAGTCTTACCAGGGTGCCCAGATTTTCGAAGCATTGGGTATTAATAGTTATGTAATTGAAAAATGCTTTACTGGAACCATTTCCAGAATTGAAGGCCTGGATTTTGATGGAATTGCCAACGAAGCTTTAATTAAACACAGATTAGCCTTCCCTCTGAAGCCTATTCAGAATTCACGTCTGGAAGTAGGTGGAGTAATGCAGTGGAAACGTACTGGTGAAGCGCACTTGTTCAATCCGGAAACAATCCATTTACTTCAGTATTCTACCAAACGTGGAGATTATAACTTATACAAAAAATACGCTCAGAAAATAAACGACCAGATAGAGAAAGCCCTTACCTTAAGAGGTATGCTGGAGTTTAAAAAGCGCAAGTCTATTCCAATAGAAGAAGTAGAAAGTAAAGAAAGCATCTTCCGGCGTTTTGCTACTGGTGCTATGTCTTTCGGTTCTATTTCTCATGAAGCGCATACAACCCTTGCCATTGCCATGAACCGTATCGGAGGAAAGAGTAACAGCGGCGAAGGTGGTGAAGACGAAGTTCGTTTCGAACGTAAAGAAAATGGAGACTGGGAATGTTCAGCCATTAAACAAGTAGCTTCTGCCAGATTTGGTGTTACCAGTTACTACCTGACCAATGCACAGGAATTACAGATCAAAATGGCTCAAGGTGCAAAACCAGGCGAAGGTGGACAGTTACCAGGTCATAAAGTGGATGATTGGATTGGCCGTGTACGTCATGCTACACCTGGTGTTGGGTTGATTTCTCCTCCACCCCACCACGATATTTATTCTATCGAAGATTTAGCTCAACTTATTTTCGATTTGAAAAATGCAAATAGGGCTGCCAGAATCAATGTAAAACTCGTTGCCGAAGCGGGTGTAGGTACCATTGCCTCAGGTGTAGCTAAAGCTCATGCTGATGTTATTCTTATTGCCGGACACGATGGGGGTACCGGAGCCTCTCCGATTAGTTCAATCCGTCATGCTGGGATTCCATGGGAAATTGGTCTGGCAGAAGCTCATCAGACGTTGGTTAGAAATAATTTACGCAGCCGTGTTACTCTGCAATCTGATGGGCAAATCAGAACTGGAAAAGACCTGGCTATTGCAATTTTGTTAGGTGCTGAAGAATTTGGTGTCGCTACTGCTGCCCTTGTCGTAGAGGGATGTATTATGATGCGTAAATGCCATCTGAATACTTGTCCGGTAGGTATTGCCACACAAGATCCTGAACTGAGAAGGTTGTTTACTGGTGAAGTAGATCATGTGGTGAATTTGTTCACTTTCCTGGCTGAGGATTTGCGTGAAACGATGGCCGCTTTAGGTTTTCGTACTATTCAGGAAATGGTAGGTCAGGTAGATGTGCTGAAAGTAAGAGAGAATGTAGAGCACTGGAAATTAAAAGACCTGGATCTTAGCCCTATTTTGTACAAACAGCCTGCTGATCCAACAGTTGGAATTTATAAGCAACTGGAGCAGGATCATGGTATTGATGGCGTATTGGACTGGAAATTACTGGAAGCTTCACAACCAGCATTGGAAAATGGCGCTGCTGTTCAGGGTGAATTCAATATTCTCAATACTGACCGGGCAGTAGGTACGCTCTTGTCTAATGAGATTTCGAAAAAATACAAAGGCGAAGGCTTACCTGAGGGAACTATTCACTTTAAATTTAACGGTTCTGCCGGTCAGAGTTTTGGTGCCTTTGGTGCGCCTGGATTAAGGCTTGAACTGGAAGGAGAAGCCAATGATTATTTTGGTAAAGGTTTGTCTGGAAGCCAGCTCATTGTGTATCCTGCCAAAGAAGCTACCTTCGATCCAAGCAAAAATATGATCATTGGTAATGTGGCGTTTTATGGAGCAACTTCCGGTGAAGCGTACATTAGGGGTCTTGCTGGAGAACGTTTCTGCGTGCGTAATTCAGGAATGAAAGCAGTTGTGGAAGGAGTAGGTGACCATGGCTGCGAATATATGACTGGTGGTATTGCTGTAATATTAGGTGATACCGGACGTAACTTTGCTGCAGGCATGAGTGGGGGTATTGCTTATGTATATGATCCTGAAAAGAAGTTTTCTCAGTATTGCAATAAAGAGCTGGTAGAGTTTGAAGAGGTGGAATATGAAGATGTAAATACTTTGAAAGACCTGATTGAAAATCATTTCAAATTTACCGGTAGCGATATTGCCCAGCAGATCCTGCTCAATTGGGGAGATGCTCTCTCTTCGTTTGTAAAAGTGATGCCTCGTGAATACAAAGCTGCACTGCTCAAAGCTAAAATCAATCTGAAAGAAGCTGTTTAA